The Pogona vitticeps strain Pit_001003342236 chromosome 3, PviZW2.1, whole genome shotgun sequence genome includes a window with the following:
- the LOC110073038 gene encoding phospholipid scramblase family member 5 isoform X2: MLARSFNPKKLDQIIIHQQVELLQVILGTETCSKYEIKNRMGQRVYFAVEENGFFDRNFCSPLRAFTMRITDNTGREVITVNRPLRCNSCWFPCYLQEVEVQSPPGTTVGYVVQKWDPLLPKFTIRNESNEDVLKIIGPYATCGCFGDVDFEVKSLNDMSTIGKISKYWSGFVNNIFTNTANFGIQVPVDLDVKIKAVMIGACFLLDLMFFENSLDGL; encoded by the exons ATGCTGGctaggagttttaatccaaaaaag TTGGACCAGATAATTATTCACCAGCAAGTGGAGCTTCTCCAAG TTATTCTTGGGACTGAAACCTGCAGCAAGTATGAGATAAAAAACCGCATGGGACAAAGAGTTTACTTTGCTGTGGAGGAAAATGGCTTCTTTGATCGTAATTTCTGTTCGCCGTTACGGGCTTTCACCATGAGGATTACGGATAACACCGGTCGAGAGGTGATCACTGTGAATAGACCTTTAAGATGTAACAGCTGCTGGTTTCCATGTTATCTGCAAGAG GTAGAGGTTCAGTCTCCTCCTGGGACCACCGTTGGCTATGTTGTGCAGAAATGGGACCCTCTGCTGCCTAAATTCACTATCAGGAATGAGAGTAATGAAGATGTATTGAAGATCATAGGCCCTTATGCAACATGTGGTTGCTTTGGAGATGTTGACTTTGAG gtaAAATCTCTAAATGATATGTCAACTATTGGCAAGATTTCCAAGTATTGGTCTGGATTTGTCAATAACATCTTTACCAATACAGCCAATTTTGGTATTCAGGTTCCTGTAGATCTTGATGTAAAAATCAAAGCTGTCATGATTGGTGCTTGCTTCCTCCTA gaTTTAATGTTCTTTGAGAACTCCTTGGATGGATTGTAA